Proteins encoded by one window of Anticarsia gemmatalis isolate Benzon Research Colony breed Stoneville strain chromosome 15, ilAntGemm2 primary, whole genome shotgun sequence:
- the LOC142978750 gene encoding mitochondrial inner membrane protein OXA1L-like: protein MFKLLSRQGRRSAVINLFSEKFEVRSAKVYYVYSSAGTVRFQSTGGIDAGKTAILAESIPEPPPVPDPATISDLTGTVQSLAANGEPTFASLGLGGWSPVGMVQNCLEFLHVSLDIPWWGAILIGTVVVRVAMFPLVILSQRNTARMNNNLPEIQLLQLKMSQARQTGNQLEAARYAQEMMAFMKEKGLNPLKNMLVPLAQAPLFISFFMGLRGMANCPVESMSYGGMAWFLDLTVPDQFFILPLITSATMWATIELGVDGGRLDAQNMQMMRYFLRAIPIVMIPFTINFPGAILVYWCSSNFISLLQVGVLKVPAVRDYFKIDKLIKHSPDTLPIKKKGFVAGAKESWTNIKLSKELAERQRVDEMMFTKAGKGPLQKTYKFDPTKIPSVQAKQK, encoded by the coding sequence atgtttaaattactcAGCCGTCAGGGCCGCCGTAGTGCCGTAATAAATTTGTTCTCCGAGAAGTTTGAGGTTAGATCAGCCAAAGTATATTACGTATATTCTTCAGCAGGAACTGTGCGATTTCAATCAACGGGTGGAATAGATGCTGGTAAAACAGCTATTTTAGCTGAGAGCATACCGGAACCACCGCCTGTACCGGATCCCGCTACTATTTCAGACTTGACAGGCACAGTACAATCACTTGCCGCTAATGGAGAACCTACATTCGCCAGTCTGGGACTTGGAGGTTGGAGCCCCGTTGGTATGGTCCAGAACTGTCTGGAATTCCTACACGTCAGCCTTGATATACCATGGTGGGGAGCTATCCTAATTGGTACAGTTGTAGTTCGTGTAGCAATGTTTCCACTGGTTATTTTGTCCCAACGAAATACAGCGCGCATGAATAACAATTTGCCAGAGATACAGTTACTGCAGCTTAAAATGTCACAAGCGAGACAGACTGGCAATCAACTTGAGGCGGCTCGCTATGCACAAGAAATGATGGcatttatgaaagaaaaaggGCTGAATCCCTTGAAAAATATGTTGGTTCCTTTAGCACAAGCACCTCTGTTTATCTCATTCTTCATGGGCTTGAGAGGAATGGCAAATTGTCCTGTTGAGAGTATGTCATATGGAGGTATGGCTTGGTTTTTAGATTTAACTGTacctgatcaatttttcatctTACCACTTATAACTAGTGCCACTATGTGGGCAACGATAGAACTTGGTGTAGATGGTGGCCGACTTGATGCACAAAACATGCAAATGATGAGATACTTTCTAAGAGCGATCCCCATTGTCATGATACCATTCACTATCAACTTCCCAGGAGCAATTTTAGTGTACTGGTGTTCAAGTAACTTCATATCCCTTTTACAAGTAGGTGTGTTGAAAGTGCCTGCTGTAAGAGATTACTTCAAGATTGACAAATTAATCAAGCATTCACCAGACACCTTGCCAATTAAGAAAAAGGGCTTTGTGGCTGGAGCCAAAGAATCATGGACAAATATCAAACTCTCAAAGGAACTGGCAGAAAGACAAAGGGTTGACGAAATGATGTTTACAAAAGCTGGCAAAGGACCCttacaaaaaacatacaaattcgATCCAACAAAGATACCAAGTGTTcaagcaaaacaaaaataa
- the LOC142978749 gene encoding U3 small nucleolar RNA-associated protein 15 homolog, with protein MAHISYPFKKTNKAVYQKPASVLTEDCIYWKKLGLPVLVKEFGAIDYLDFSPVEPHYFAATCSVRVQVYDPITKVVAKNISKFVEAAYGGCFRGDGRLLVAGSEEAVVKLFDVQSKNVLRVFTGHTGPVHRTFFTKDQVKILSYSDDKSVNLWDIATEEKLATFSEHTDYVRAGAASPISPDIILSGSYDHTVKLYDCRSNETVLTVNHGSPVESTLFLPSGGIFISAGGTEIKVWDIFNGGKLLANISQHHKTVTTLRLASNNSRLMSASLDRHVKIYDISTFKVVHNIDFPNAVLSMAISKDDDTLAVGMIDGIISIRKREKPAKLADEKRGLFKFAPDHIQSSIIEEEKKKEKMNKGPEYDKFLRKMEFTKALSAVLKTYVATKFPEKTAALIQEMLRRKVLHVAMDGLNEKDIGTLLKYFKKNLGESRFSRVVIDAANIFVDVFGSHIKTFSELNQWLYTSLMKDIEEEIEVCKRVSELEGAINLLMAGAQISNSDPMELNDTFAPSSKAQREIVIDV; from the exons ATGGCACACATATCTTACCCATTCAAGAAAACTAATAAAGCGGTTTACCAGAAACCGGCATCTGTTCTTACAGAAGATTGTATTTACTGGAAAAAACTAGGG TTACCGGTCTTAGTAAAGGAGTTTGGAGCTATTGACTATTTGGATTTCAGTCCTGTAGAACCTCACTACTTTGCCGCAACATGTTCAGTCAGAGTCCAG GTATATGACCCCATAACAAAAGTTGTtgcaaaaaacatttcaaaatttgtaGAAGCAGCTTATGGAGGGTGTTTCAGAGGTGATGGAAGGCTCTTAGTGGCTGGTAGCGAAGAAGCAGTGGTCAAACTGTTTGATGTCCAATCTAAAAATGTCCTCCGAGTCTTTACTGGCCATACTGGACCt gTTCATAGAACATTCTTCACAAAGGACCAAGTAAAGATCCTCAGTTACTCAGATGATAAATCTGTTAATCTATGGGACATCGCCACAGAAGAAAAACTTGCTACATTCTCTGAACACACTGACTATGTTAGAGCTGGAGCTGCAAGCCCTATCTCTCCTGACATCATCCTATCTGGCAGTTATGATCATACAGTCAAACTGTATGACTGTAGGTCCAATGAAACAGTTCTTACAGTAAACCATGGTAGCCCAGTAGAGTCAACACTCTTCCTACCTTCAGGAGGCATCTTCATAAGTGCAGGAGGAACTGAAATCAAAGTTTGGGATATTTTCAATGGAGGAAAGCTACTAGCAAATATCTCTCAACATCATAAAACCGTCACTACTCTCAGACTAGCTAGTAATAACAGCAGGCTCATGTCAGCTTCCTTAGATAGACATGTTAAAATCTATGATATATCTACTTTCAAAGTAGTACACAACATAGACTTCCCTAATGCAGTACTCAGTATGGCTATATCTAAGGATGATGACACTCTTGCAGTGGGCATGATTGATGGTATTATATCTATAAGAAAAAGAGAAAAGCCAGCCAAACTCGCAGATGAAAAACGAGGTCTATTTAAATTTGCTCCAGATCACATTCAATCTTCCATAATTGAAGAAGAAAAGAAGAAGGAAAAGATGAACAAAGGCCCAGAATATGACAAGTTTTTGAGGAAAATGGAGTTCACTAAAGCTCTTTCAGCCGTCTTAAAAACCTATGTTGCTACTAAGTTCCCAGAAAAAACTGCTGCATTGATACAAGAAATGTTGAGAAGAAAAGTTCTTCATGTTGCAATGGATGGTTTAAATGAAAAAGATATTGGAACActccttaaatattttaagaagaatTTGGGAGAGAGTAGATTTTCTAGAGTAGTTATAGATGCAGCCAATATTTTCGTAGATGTGTTTGGAAGTCATATTAAAACGTTTTCGGAACTAAATCAGTGGTTATATACATCGTTGATGAAAGACATAGAAGAAGAAATCGAAGTATGCAAGAGAGTGAGTGAGTTAGAAGGTGCTATTAATCTATTAATGGCTGGAGCTCAAATTAGCAATAGTGACCCAATGGAATTGAATGACACTTTTGCGCCATCATCGAAAGCCCAAAGAGAAATTGTAAttgatgtttaa